A portion of the Algisphaera agarilytica genome contains these proteins:
- the hemA gene encoding glutamyl-tRNA reductase, whose amino-acid sequence MRLLLLGINHRTAPVELREALAINADRLPSVLDAFRASYGDGAGGECVLLSTCNRTEMYVARPSHSEPTIDSLRQFLADQTGTALDTITASSIHREQQPAVHHLFRVTAGLDAMAVGETQVIGQVRRAYEAAQNAGTVGPALNRVFQSALRDVKQAHQQSGVAGLQQSVSSMAVEFAGNLFESFSDKTVAGLGAGEITKATLQRMLGKSPGKTWVVNRSPAAGLQLAKTLGLGSEGGAEHPGGARPWGDLDEILVEADIILTGTASPEPVITASRFKKLLRRRRNRPVFFIDLAVPRDVEPAVGSLPNVYLYNIDDLNRALADVPRRREKIDRCEAMVREAAERCVGAAQHQDLGVLVRQLRNKLLDIGDQERARTQRKMQNLHEAGEYDKLESLIDEHTHRLINKVLHLPLSQLDLKKHKDEEAPISFYAAALRRLFDLEDVPGSGEASPPTPATEADDE is encoded by the coding sequence ATGCGACTCCTGCTGCTGGGCATCAATCACCGCACCGCGCCGGTCGAGCTCCGCGAGGCCTTGGCGATCAACGCCGACCGCCTGCCGTCGGTGCTCGATGCGTTCCGTGCGTCCTACGGCGACGGCGCGGGCGGCGAGTGTGTGTTGCTGTCCACCTGCAACCGCACCGAAATGTACGTCGCCCGGCCGAGCCACTCCGAGCCGACCATCGATTCGCTCCGGCAATTCCTCGCCGACCAAACCGGCACGGCGCTGGACACGATCACCGCGTCGTCGATCCACCGCGAGCAGCAGCCCGCGGTGCACCACCTGTTCCGCGTGACCGCAGGACTCGACGCCATGGCCGTCGGAGAGACGCAAGTCATCGGCCAGGTCCGCCGGGCCTACGAGGCCGCGCAGAACGCCGGCACCGTCGGCCCCGCGCTCAACCGTGTGTTCCAAAGCGCCCTGCGTGACGTGAAGCAGGCCCACCAGCAGAGCGGCGTCGCGGGCCTGCAGCAATCGGTCAGCTCGATGGCGGTCGAATTCGCGGGCAACCTCTTCGAATCGTTCTCCGACAAGACCGTCGCGGGCCTGGGCGCTGGCGAAATCACCAAGGCCACGCTCCAACGCATGCTCGGCAAGTCGCCCGGCAAGACCTGGGTGGTGAACCGCTCGCCCGCGGCGGGTCTCCAACTCGCCAAGACCCTCGGGCTCGGCTCGGAGGGCGGAGCCGAACACCCCGGCGGAGCCCGGCCGTGGGGCGATCTCGACGAAATCCTCGTCGAGGCTGACATCATCCTGACCGGTACCGCATCGCCCGAGCCGGTGATCACCGCGTCGCGATTCAAGAAACTCTTGCGACGCCGACGCAACCGCCCGGTGTTCTTCATCGACCTGGCGGTGCCGCGCGACGTGGAGCCGGCGGTGGGGAGTCTGCCCAACGTCTACCTCTACAATATTGATGACCTGAATCGCGCGTTGGCGGACGTTCCGCGTCGGCGGGAGAAGATCGACCGCTGCGAGGCGATGGTGCGCGAGGCGGCCGAGCGCTGCGTCGGCGCGGCGCAGCACCAGGACCTGGGCGTGCTGGTCCGCCAACTCCGCAACAAGCTGCTGGACATCGGCGACCAGGAACGCGCCCGCACCCAACGCAAGATGCAGAACCTGCACGAGGCGGGGGAGTACGACAAGCTCGAGAGCCTGATCGACGAGCACACCCACCGCCTGATCAACAAGGTGCTGCACCTGCCGCTGAGCCAGCTTGATCTCAAGAAGCACAAGGACGAGGAAGCCCCGATCAGCTTCTACGCGGCGGCGCTGCGTCGTTTGTTCGATCTCGAAGACGTGCCCGGATCGGGCGAGGCTTCCCCTCCGACCCCAGCAACGGAAGCGGACGATGAGTGA
- the ccsA gene encoding cytochrome c biogenesis protein CcsA: MIQTLTNTILVILTLLAAGASVLAIVRLRTTMGLALSPPSADNEPAPDSRRPSKALMNAIVAVIALVSAGLLVYRWQQIGEGWNPLTAHVDGLLLIASLMAIVGLYIQSRPRLGGMAVFILPMLTLILAWAICASAWTYRPFNLNSLSPVWTGVHLAGVYLGTLGCAVAAMAGVMYLFVQRQLKLKRNPRGLLRLASLESLERLITQAASLGFGLLTVGLVSGVVILRTEGEVLGPGWWYSPKVLFAFAAWLVYAVVMNVRYASVFRGRRAAWLAIGGFVLLLVVYGIVTGGPA; this comes from the coding sequence ATGATCCAGACCCTCACCAACACCATCCTGGTCATCCTGACCCTGCTCGCGGCGGGGGCCTCGGTGCTGGCGATTGTCCGACTGCGGACGACCATGGGCCTGGCCCTGTCACCGCCTTCGGCCGACAACGAACCGGCCCCGGACTCGCGCCGCCCCAGCAAAGCGCTGATGAACGCCATCGTGGCGGTGATTGCGCTCGTCTCCGCGGGGCTGCTCGTGTACCGCTGGCAGCAGATCGGCGAGGGATGGAACCCGCTGACGGCCCACGTCGACGGCCTGCTGTTGATCGCCTCGCTCATGGCGATCGTCGGGCTCTACATCCAGAGCCGGCCGCGCCTCGGCGGGATGGCGGTGTTCATCCTGCCCATGCTCACGCTGATCCTCGCCTGGGCGATCTGCGCCTCGGCGTGGACGTATCGGCCGTTCAACCTCAACTCGCTCAGCCCGGTCTGGACCGGCGTCCACCTCGCCGGGGTCTACCTCGGCACGCTGGGCTGCGCCGTCGCGGCCATGGCGGGCGTGATGTACCTGTTCGTCCAACGACAGCTCAAACTCAAACGCAACCCCCGCGGCTTGCTACGGCTGGCCAGCCTCGAATCGCTCGAACGCCTGATCACCCAAGCCGCGTCGCTGGGCTTCGGGCTGTTGACCGTCGGCCTGGTCTCGGGTGTGGTCATCCTCCGCACCGAAGGCGAAGTGCTCGGCCCCGGCTGGTGGTACTCACCCAAGGTGTTGTTCGCCTTCGCCGCGTGGCTGGTCTATGCGGTGGTCATGAACGTGCGCTACGCCAGCGTCTTCCGCGGGCGGCGTGCGGCGTGGCTGGCCATCGGCGGCTTCGTGCTGCTGCTGGTGGTCTACGGCATCGTGACGGGAGGGCCCGCCTGA
- a CDS encoding precorrin-2 dehydrogenase/sirohydrochlorin ferrochelatase family protein produces MRDGSAQDVLPCLPVMLRLRGQRCVVVGGGAVAARRAASLVACGAQVVVVAPAMDPKLDELLIERAERGYEAGDLDGAFLVVIATDNPAVNQRVADEAAEAGVLINRADNAGAGDLTVMAHDRRGPLTLAVDTGQTSAAAAKAIRAELLEALDDDWITLLTEARPWRAKIQSSVPDDSERARRLRQLADDTAMQTLKHQGVSALRARLQAVAEGRADD; encoded by the coding sequence ATGCGCGACGGTTCCGCCCAAGATGTTTTGCCCTGCCTCCCGGTGATGCTCCGCCTGCGGGGGCAGCGCTGCGTTGTCGTGGGCGGCGGGGCGGTCGCGGCACGTCGGGCCGCGTCGCTGGTGGCGTGCGGGGCCCAGGTCGTGGTGGTGGCCCCGGCCATGGACCCGAAGCTCGACGAACTGCTCATCGAGAGGGCCGAGCGCGGCTACGAGGCGGGGGATCTGGACGGGGCGTTTCTCGTGGTGATCGCGACGGACAACCCGGCCGTGAACCAGCGGGTGGCCGACGAGGCGGCAGAAGCGGGCGTATTGATCAACCGGGCCGACAACGCCGGGGCGGGCGATCTGACGGTGATGGCCCACGACCGCCGCGGCCCGCTGACCCTGGCGGTGGACACGGGGCAGACCTCCGCCGCCGCGGCCAAGGCGATCCGGGCCGAGTTGCTCGAGGCGCTCGACGACGACTGGATCACGCTCCTCACCGAGGCCCGGCCGTGGCGTGCTAAAATCCAGAGCTCGGTTCCCGATGATTCGGAGCGAGCCCGCCGGCTACGCCAACTCGCCGACGACACGGCCATGCAGACCCTCAAGCATCAGGGCGTCTCCGCGTTGCGGGCCCGGCTGCAAGCCGTCGCCGAGGGCCGTGCCGACGACTGA
- a CDS encoding methyl-accepting chemotaxis protein — translation MKLKNIRLTVGQKLNAGFAIIVALLIVVSGITYTQVRRVAHEQDTLVNRDIPTEVKALELRGHIHAALSAHRGYIILGLEELKTERADIWKQIDAETEELIHLVTEAGDEHAIQTMAELQTTLKDFAASQAKIVAIAHERENTPATVLFEDEALPYGKKMQKHLEAIMDAEDLEPTTAERKLMVHHVGNAEAHLLKVTAALTQYLIDGNEEQLSVLNGEIAACARSVEKLKKDVHLFTPAQRADFDAYISHRNEFLAVAGKVIETRSADDWNIAQYICGGTVTPLAIKADGLIGEIAHQSTETAEAHIDSLITRSNFVQTMMISLSLLTVIAAIGIAWFLRRTICPPLSRTAEAVQRIADGDLTARVDIRSNDEVGDLGRNFNEMAQSISKIINEVNCTVSEVAAAATEIAATSEQISTGMNEQSSQVTQISAAVEEMSASVIEVARKSAEASNNAEQSGQAASEGGEVVDQTINEINAIREAVDASSKSVAELGKRGEQIGEIIEVINDIADQTNLLALNAAIEAARAGEHGRGFAVVADEVRKLADRTTQATEEIGASIQAIQSETTSAVERMNTGSQQVESGVAKATDAGRSLTQIVSNAREVAGMIQSIAAATEEQSATSEEVARNVENIASVIQESNDGTRQAAVAAQQLSERAERLQGLVCKFKVDPKMVEQG, via the coding sequence ATGAAATTGAAGAATATCCGTTTGACCGTTGGGCAGAAATTGAACGCGGGCTTTGCCATTATCGTGGCGTTGCTGATCGTGGTTTCCGGGATCACATATACCCAGGTGCGTCGCGTCGCTCACGAGCAGGACACCCTGGTCAACCGCGATATCCCCACCGAGGTCAAAGCCCTCGAGCTGCGCGGCCACATCCATGCAGCCCTCTCGGCCCACCGCGGCTACATCATCCTGGGCCTCGAAGAGCTCAAAACCGAGCGGGCGGACATCTGGAAGCAGATTGACGCCGAGACCGAAGAACTCATCCACCTCGTCACCGAGGCCGGAGACGAGCACGCCATTCAAACCATGGCCGAGCTCCAAACCACCCTCAAAGACTTCGCGGCCAGCCAGGCCAAGATCGTCGCCATCGCTCACGAGCGCGAAAACACCCCGGCGACCGTGCTCTTCGAAGACGAGGCCCTGCCCTACGGCAAGAAGATGCAGAAGCACCTCGAAGCCATCATGGACGCCGAAGACCTCGAGCCCACGACCGCCGAGCGCAAGCTCATGGTCCACCACGTCGGCAACGCCGAGGCCCACCTGCTCAAGGTGACCGCGGCCCTGACCCAGTACCTGATCGACGGCAACGAAGAGCAACTGAGCGTGCTCAACGGCGAGATCGCCGCGTGTGCCCGCTCGGTCGAGAAGCTCAAGAAAGACGTGCACCTGTTCACCCCGGCGCAGCGTGCCGACTTCGATGCCTACATCAGCCACCGCAACGAATTCCTCGCCGTTGCCGGCAAGGTCATCGAGACCCGGTCGGCTGACGATTGGAATATCGCCCAGTACATCTGCGGCGGCACCGTGACCCCGTTGGCGATCAAGGCTGATGGCCTGATCGGTGAGATCGCTCACCAATCCACCGAGACGGCAGAGGCGCACATCGACAGCCTGATCACCCGATCGAACTTCGTGCAGACCATGATGATCTCGCTCTCGCTGCTGACCGTGATCGCGGCGATCGGCATCGCCTGGTTCCTGCGTCGCACGATCTGCCCGCCCCTGTCCCGCACCGCCGAGGCCGTCCAACGCATCGCCGACGGCGACCTGACCGCCCGCGTCGATATCCGAAGCAACGACGAGGTCGGCGACCTGGGCCGCAACTTCAACGAGATGGCCCAAAGCATCTCCAAGATCATCAACGAGGTGAACTGCACGGTTTCGGAAGTCGCTGCCGCCGCCACCGAGATCGCCGCGACCAGCGAGCAGATCTCCACCGGCATGAACGAGCAGTCCTCGCAGGTCACCCAGATCAGCGCCGCGGTCGAAGAGATGTCCGCCTCGGTCATCGAAGTCGCCCGCAAATCCGCCGAAGCGTCCAACAACGCCGAGCAGTCCGGCCAGGCCGCGTCTGAAGGCGGCGAGGTCGTCGACCAGACCATCAATGAGATCAACGCCATCCGCGAAGCGGTGGACGCCTCTTCCAAGAGCGTTGCCGAGCTGGGCAAACGCGGTGAACAGATCGGCGAGATCATCGAGGTCATCAACGACATCGCCGATCAGACCAACCTGCTGGCCCTCAACGCCGCGATCGAAGCGGCACGAGCCGGCGAGCACGGCCGAGGTTTCGCCGTCGTCGCCGACGAGGTCCGCAAGCTCGCCGACCGGACCACCCAGGCGACCGAAGAGATCGGTGCCTCGATCCAGGCGATCCAGTCCGAAACCACCAGCGCGGTGGAACGTATGAACACCGGCAGCCAACAGGTCGAGTCGGGCGTGGCCAAGGCCACAGACGCCGGTCGCAGCCTGACCCAGATCGTCAGCAACGCCCGTGAAGTGGCTGGCATGATCCAATCGATCGCCGCCGCCACCGAAGAGCAGTCGGCCACCAGCGAAGAGGTCGCCCGCAACGTCGAGAACATCGCCAGCGTCATCCAGGAGTCGAACGACGGCACCCGCCAGGCCGCGGTCGCCGCCCAGCAGCTCTCCGAGCGGGCCGAACGCCTCCAGGGTCTGGTCTGCAAGTTCAAGGTCGACCCGAAGATGGTCGAGCAAGGCTAA